In Pueribacillus theae, the following proteins share a genomic window:
- a CDS encoding 3-hydroxyacyl-CoA dehydrogenase family protein produces the protein MMFKKAAVVGAGTMGRGIAFAIGVKGIEVTLQDINEEMLELSKDYIKKQFEISIEKQKITEEEAAKNLEKIHYTTNLEEAAKDADIVIEAVLELMDLKIELFKKLDDITPSHTILATNTSTMSPTEIAAATNRPGQCVALHFFNPVPKMKLIEIIRGLETSDETMQKALQFGELIGKECVQINEFPGFATSRMNCLIGNEAMNMVMEGVGSVEDIDKAMKLGLNHPMGPLELADLVGLDTRLRNMEYLHQTLGEKFRPCPLLVKYVKAGRLGRKSGKGFYDYSAKK, from the coding sequence ATGATGTTTAAGAAAGCAGCGGTTGTCGGCGCAGGAACGATGGGGAGGGGCATTGCCTTTGCCATTGGAGTCAAAGGGATTGAAGTAACCCTTCAAGACATTAATGAAGAGATGCTCGAACTTAGCAAAGATTACATAAAAAAACAATTTGAGATCAGTATCGAAAAACAAAAAATTACAGAAGAAGAAGCGGCAAAAAATCTCGAAAAAATTCATTACACTACAAATCTCGAAGAAGCTGCTAAAGATGCGGATATCGTAATAGAAGCTGTACTTGAATTGATGGATCTCAAAATTGAACTATTTAAGAAACTGGATGACATTACTCCGTCGCATACAATTTTAGCGACAAACACATCAACGATGAGCCCGACAGAGATTGCGGCGGCAACGAATCGCCCTGGACAATGTGTGGCATTGCACTTTTTCAACCCAGTGCCAAAGATGAAACTGATCGAAATTATTCGCGGTTTGGAAACCTCCGACGAAACGATGCAGAAAGCGTTGCAGTTTGGCGAACTTATCGGGAAAGAATGCGTCCAAATCAACGAATTCCCAGGTTTTGCGACAAGCAGAATGAACTGCCTGATCGGAAATGAAGCGATGAATATGGTGATGGAAGGCGTAGGCAGTGTAGAAGATATAGACAAAGCGATGAAACTTGGCCTAAACCATCCAATGGGACCGCTAGAGCTTGCCGACCTCGTTGGACTTGATACAAGGCTCCGAAACATGGAGTATCTTCACCAAACATTAGGAGAGAAATTCAGGCCTTGCCCGTTATTGGTGAAATATGTAAAAGCAGGCAGGCTTGGACGAAAAAGCGGAAAAGGTTTTTATGATTATTCTGCTAAAAAATAA